The genomic DNA CCGGCCAGCGACGGCGTACGGCGTCGAACGCGACCCCGTCCGCGCCGCCCGCGCCCGCGGCAACGCCGAGCGGCTGACCGCCCCCGGGCAGGTCACCGTGGTCGAGGGCGCCGCCGCCGACGACGGTGTGCTCGCCGGCCTCCCCCGCCCCGACGCGGTGTTCGTCGGCGGCGGCGGCAGCGCCGTGGTCCTCGACGCGTGCCGAGCCGCCCTGCAGCCCGGCGGCCGACTCGTCGCCCACTCGGTGACGATCGACACCGAGCAGGTGCTCGTCGCCGCGTTCCGCGCCCACGGCGGCACCCTGACGCGCCTGGCCGTCGAGTACGCCGAGCCGCTCGGCGGCCTCTTCGGCTGGAAGCCGCTGCGCGCGGTCGTGCAGTGGTCGTACGAGGCTCACCGGCCCACCTCCTGACCGCGCCGCGGGTCGGCCGCGTCGGCGGCCAGCGCGGCGACGACCTCGTCCATGCCGCGCGGGTCCGCGGCCAGCCCCAGCCGGCGGGCCAGCTCCAGCGGCCACGGCCGGGCCAGCCCCGCGCGGCGCAGCAACCCGTCGTCGTCCAGCACGGTCGTCGCGGGCCCGGTCTGGACGGCCCCGCCGACGACGACCGCGGCCTCGTCGGCCCAGGCCAGCGCCAGGTTCACGTCGTGGGTCGCCATGACGACCGTGGTCCCCCATCCCT from Austwickia sp. includes the following:
- the cbiT gene encoding precorrin-6Y C5,15-methyltransferase (decarboxylating) subunit CbiT; the encoded protein is MTSGPTPDPLAAHDHATRDADDPDADRGAADPGDTDPGDTDRGGDADALGTSPGLPDDVFDHDGLITKRPLRACALAELRPGPGRVLWDIGTGAGSVAVEWCRAGGVLPRPATAYGVERDPVRAARARGNAERLTAPGQVTVVEGAAADDGVLAGLPRPDAVFVGGGGSAVVLDACRAALQPGGRLVAHSVTIDTEQVLVAAFRAHGGTLTRLAVEYAEPLGGLFGWKPLRAVVQWSYEAHRPTS